Proteins encoded together in one Nitrospirota bacterium window:
- a CDS encoding YaiI/YqxD family protein translates to MNIYVDADACPVKEIIYYEARDRGGHVVMVVSMAHAIGSMEGMDVVRVDSAFQAVDIAIANRADEGDIVVTSDYGLAALVLGKGAIALSPSGRLYSDHNIDTLLEKRHASHKQRKRGVRIKGPKARKKEDDESFRKTLVRLMTGSSEQK, encoded by the coding sequence ATGAATATATACGTTGATGCAGATGCTTGTCCGGTTAAAGAGATTATCTATTATGAGGCCCGTGACAGGGGGGGTCATGTGGTAATGGTCGTTAGTATGGCACATGCCATCGGCTCTATGGAGGGGATGGATGTTGTACGGGTGGACTCTGCATTTCAGGCAGTTGATATTGCAATAGCAAACAGGGCAGATGAAGGGGACATTGTTGTAACATCCGATTATGGCCTTGCAGCCTTAGTCCTTGGAAAAGGGGCAATAGCACTCTCACCATCCGGCAGATTATACAGCGACCACAACATTGACACACTACTTGAGAAAAGACATGCCTCTCACAAGCAGAGAAAAAGAGGGGTAAGAATAAAGGGGCCTAAGGCAAGGAAGAAAGAGGATGATGAAAGCTTTAGGAAGACGTTGGTAAGGCTGATGACAGGTAGCAGTGAGCAGAAGTAA
- a CDS encoding ferredoxin:thioredoxin reductase, with protein MNPESITKITRMVEKYASKGPYHLHPDKDKVRSIIEGLAVNLERYGRPYCPCMPVEKCIKAGIRHVCPCEQHKEDIARQGYCDCALFVRKEFLNTYTQIERF; from the coding sequence GTGAATCCAGAATCAATTACAAAAATAACACGAATGGTGGAAAAGTATGCATCAAAAGGCCCATACCATCTCCACCCTGACAAAGACAAGGTGCGGTCAATAATTGAAGGGCTGGCGGTGAACCTTGAAAGATACGGGCGGCCGTATTGTCCCTGTATGCCTGTAGAAAAGTGCATTAAAGCCGGCATAAGGCACGTCTGTCCCTGCGAACAACACAAAGAAGATATTGCAAGGCAGGGGTATTGTGACTGTGCCCTTTTTGTGAGAAAGGAATTTCTTAATACTTATACCCAAATTGAGCGATTTTGA